ATCTTCATCAATGAAGCGCTGAACTCCCAAGCTGAGAAACCCATCAGGGACAATAGCAGGTTGGTCAGGGTCATAATAAATACCCATATCAACCCCAACCAACGATCTGACCACAGCAAAGCCAATATTGCTTTTAATAAGCTAGGAACTAAATCTTGTAGTTCGTTATCCACAGGTGTGTCGTCAGAATCGGGTAATTCCTCAGAAGAGGGTAAGCAGTTTAGGGGGTTGTACTCTAACATGGGAGATTTGCAGAATTAAGATTCTACTATAGATTGTAGAGAAGGATTTCAATGATTTGATATGAGTAGCGATCGCACAGTGTCGATGAATGAAGTAGGCTTTCAAAAAAATACCCACACCTAGATAAAGTGGGGCAATACTACGCGTACTGAGAAATAAATATCGTAAAAGTCATCTGTACCAATCAGCAGACAATCAAAAAGTCCATTCGTGATTTGGATCGTTCAATGCAGCACGAACAGATGTTAAATTGGCAAGGTCTTTGAATGGGCTGGATTTAGCTATTTCTGTGATTGAATTTAAAGCAAGGGCTAATTGCTCATTATTACCAGATGCGATCGCACTATCACCAACAGAAAATAAAGCACGAAAGTTTTCTGCACGTTCATCCTTAAACTCTGCGTTCCTCTGCGCTTACCTTTGCGAGCCTTTGCGTTTAAAATTATTTTCCAAATCGTTTTTATTCGTGAATTAGCACATAAAAAAGGGCAGGCATCGAACCCACCCCTTTAACTATCACTAAAGGTAAAAAATTTTATTTGTTTTACCTTACTCAATTTCCGGCGCACTTAACGATACTTCCGGTGTTATTTGCTGTGCCAATGTCGGTACTGCATCACGCAACCTTTCTGTTAGCTGTACAGTTGTGGCATCGTAAACCTGAGTCAAAATCTTGGGATACAAACCAATGCCAATAATTGGCACTAACAAACAGGCGATAATAAAGATTTCACGGGGTTCGGCATCAATAAGTTTTTGGTGAGACACCAATTCTTGGTTTTCTTGACCATAGAAAATTTCCCGCAGCATAGACAGCAGATAAATCGGCGTTAAAATCACGCCAACTGCCATCAAGAAGACTACGATAATTTTGAAAGTGGAACTATAGGCATCGCTAGTGGCAAAACCCACAAAGACCATCAATTCTGCCACAAAACCACTCATTCCTGGTAATGCCAAAGACGCCAAGGAACAAGTCGTCCACATAGCGAAAATCTTACCCATTTTCTTACCGACACCGCCCATCTCATCCAACATCAGAGTGTGTGTGCGGTCGTAAGTTGCTCCCACTAAAAAGAATAAACTCGCCCCAATCAACCCGTGGGACACCATTTGCAGCATTGCACCATTCAAACCCAAATCTGTGAAGGAAGCAATACCAATGGTGACAAAGCCCATGTGAGAAATTGAAGAGTAGGCAATTTTGCGCTTGAGATTACGCTGGGCAAAGGATGTCAAAGCAGCGTAGATAATATTAACTACCCCCAAAATTACCAATACAGGCGCAAAATAAGCATGGGCATCAGGAAGCATCTGGGCATTCATACGAATTAAGGCGTAACCACCCATTTTTAACAGAATGCCAGCCAGCAACATATGCA
Above is a genomic segment from Fischerella sp. JS2 containing:
- the ndhD1 gene encoding photosynthetic/respiratory NAD(P)H-quinone oxidoreductase subunit D1; protein product: MNTANFPWLTTIILLPIAASLLIPVLPDKDGKTVRWYALIVGLIDFALIVTAFYLGYDFSNPNLQLFESYPWVPQLDLNWSVGADGLSMPLIILTGFITTLATLAAWPVTLKPRLFYFLILAMYGGQIAVFAVQDMLLFFLVWELELIPVYLLLAIWGGKKRQYAATKFILYTAGGSLFILVAALAMAFYGDTVTFDMRSLAAKNFALNLQLWLYAAFLIAYAVKLPIFPLHTWLPDAHGEATAPVHMLLAGILLKMGGYALIRMNAQMLPDAHAYFAPVLVILGVVNIIYAALTSFAQRNLKRKIAYSSISHMGFVTIGIASFTDLGLNGAMLQMVSHGLIGASLFFLVGATYDRTHTLMLDEMGGVGKKMGKIFAMWTTCSLASLALPGMSGFVAELMVFVGFATSDAYSSTFKIIVVFLMAVGVILTPIYLLSMLREIFYGQENQELVSHQKLIDAEPREIFIIACLLVPIIGIGLYPKILTQVYDATTVQLTERLRDAVPTLAQQITPEVSLSAPEIE